In Colwellia sp. M166, a genomic segment contains:
- a CDS encoding ectonucleotide pyrophosphatase/phosphodiesterase, producing the protein MNIKTIILFSCFFSTAIWAKTPLVLLSIDGFAQRYIEQYQPKGLISLIEQGTSAQALLPVYPSKTFPNHLSIITGRYPINHGIVHNSFFHRDINKKYKLGDGKNDARWLTAEPIWHINEMQGNKSAVYFWPESETAVANKKASYYYPYKHSTPNKERLNQILAWLRLPEAERPNFIAGYFATVDDKGHGFGENSPELINAIKNLDQLIADFMQQINQEFSGQVNVVIVSDHGMTKINEAPVIDWQQNIVEGVNVVNGSTQLYLYSDNETKLAQTVRLFKSEQYDHDVHYRVYQYPNYPAHWHLNRMTSVVPNVIVDALPSYIFNQGGSHSSPETHGYDPKLERDLDAIFIAVGPSFSKNKKIAAFDNVNVLPIVTRALGLKDVQNIDGNYQIAEQIVK; encoded by the coding sequence ATGAATATAAAAACAATCATCTTATTTAGCTGCTTCTTTTCAACAGCTATTTGGGCTAAAACACCGCTGGTATTATTATCAATTGATGGCTTTGCCCAACGCTACATTGAGCAATATCAACCAAAGGGCTTAATTTCACTTATTGAGCAGGGCACTAGTGCACAAGCATTATTACCTGTTTATCCGAGTAAAACCTTTCCTAATCATTTAAGTATTATTACTGGTCGTTATCCGATAAATCATGGCATAGTACATAATAGTTTTTTCCATCGAGATATTAATAAAAAATATAAGCTCGGAGATGGGAAGAATGATGCGCGTTGGTTAACAGCAGAGCCCATTTGGCACATTAATGAAATGCAAGGTAACAAGTCAGCGGTCTATTTTTGGCCAGAGTCTGAAACGGCAGTTGCAAACAAAAAAGCCAGTTATTATTACCCCTATAAACATTCTACGCCTAATAAAGAAAGGTTAAATCAAATACTAGCATGGTTACGTTTACCTGAAGCTGAGCGACCAAATTTTATTGCCGGCTATTTTGCCACCGTTGATGATAAAGGTCACGGTTTTGGTGAGAATTCACCCGAGCTGATCAACGCAATTAAAAATCTTGATCAATTAATTGCAGATTTTATGCAACAAATTAATCAGGAATTTTCAGGTCAAGTTAATGTGGTGATTGTCTCTGATCACGGTATGACTAAAATTAATGAAGCCCCCGTAATTGATTGGCAACAAAATATTGTTGAAGGGGTAAATGTGGTTAATGGCTCTACTCAACTTTATTTATATAGTGATAACGAAACCAAATTAGCACAAACTGTTAGATTGTTTAAAAGTGAACAATACGATCACGATGTCCATTACCGTGTCTATCAATATCCCAATTACCCAGCCCATTGGCATTTAAATCGTATGACCTCTGTTGTTCCAAATGTGATAGTTGACGCGTTGCCGTCTTATATTTTTAACCAAGGTGGTTCACATAGCTCACCCGAAACTCATGGCTATGATCCGAAATTAGAACGTGATCTTGATGCTATATTTATTGCCGTTGGACCATCATTTAGCAAAAACAAAAAAATTGCTGCTTTTGATAATGTTAATGTTTTGCCCATTGTTACTCGGGCATTAGGACTAAAAGATGTTCAAAACATTGATGGTAACTATCAAATTGCTGAGCAAATAGTTAAGTAA
- a CDS encoding DMT family transporter: protein MLNLHQLKITTSTIFALLAFAANSVLCRMALGENTIDASSFTVIRLFSGIVILLALVALTNKLNPKVKPKDKSKTDNASKGSWLAACMLFIYAVAFSFGYISLDTGTGALILFGAVQITMILASVISGNKLHISEWLGLTLAFTGFVYLIIPNLTTPSLMGFILMSISGVAWAFYTLLGRGSKNPLSDTSYNFLRTSPFILVLIIFGFSSAHFTSTGIILAVLSGAIASGIGYFIWYIALTGLSVTQGAVVQLFVPIIAAIGGVMFTSELVTLRLIESSGLVLGGILMVILGRYYFVQLAANKVKK, encoded by the coding sequence ATTTTGAATTTACATCAGCTTAAAATTACCACTAGCACTATTTTTGCATTATTAGCATTTGCGGCAAATTCGGTATTGTGTCGAATGGCACTTGGTGAAAATACCATTGATGCCAGCAGTTTTACTGTTATACGCTTGTTTTCAGGGATTGTGATTTTGTTAGCATTAGTCGCCCTGACCAATAAACTCAATCCAAAAGTAAAACCAAAAGATAAATCTAAAACTGACAATGCCTCGAAAGGCAGTTGGTTAGCGGCCTGTATGTTGTTTATTTATGCCGTGGCATTTTCATTTGGTTATATTTCTTTAGATACCGGCACGGGTGCGTTAATTTTATTTGGTGCTGTGCAAATAACAATGATCCTCGCCAGTGTTATTTCCGGTAATAAACTTCACATATCAGAATGGTTGGGTTTAACTCTCGCTTTTACTGGCTTTGTATATTTAATTATTCCAAATTTAACCACGCCTTCACTTATGGGCTTTATATTGATGAGTATTTCAGGTGTGGCATGGGCATTTTATACTTTATTAGGACGAGGCTCTAAAAATCCATTAAGTGATACCAGCTATAACTTTTTACGTACTAGTCCTTTTATATTAGTGCTGATAATTTTTGGTTTTAGCAGTGCACATTTCACCTCAACCGGTATTATTCTGGCGGTGTTATCAGGTGCTATAGCTTCAGGCATCGGATATTTTATTTGGTATATTGCGTTAACCGGTTTATCGGTTACACAAGGTGCTGTAGTGCAATTATTTGTCCCGATCATTGCAGCTATTGGCGGGGTAATGTTTACTAGCGAGTTGGTTACATTACGCTTAATTGAATCATCCGGGCTAGTACTAGGTGGTATTTTAATGGTAATTCTTGGTCGATATTATTTTGTTCAGTTAGCGGCAAATAAAGTAAAAAAATAA
- a CDS encoding M20/M25/M40 family metallo-hydrolase has translation MPDEIVLQHLHYLSSDSLAGRQVGTKGGLLAQDYIIKQLQQYQVMPLTTAYKASFSSTNFFKTTQGNNIVGFTPGTIWPNKFIVLSAHFDHLGSRGRNIYHGADDNASGTSALLHYAKRIQQSPLRHSVIFLFTDGEEANLMGARAFIKQNSHLLADIALNINIDMIAGTRSTKKLRYISRRLDEILTRDVIQTLTTQNYAIELKQGFKQHGRSKKPRIRWEIASDHAVFYQQKIPFIYYGVGNHQNYHQTSDSYENINQQFFLAAVATIYQQISFIDKNL, from the coding sequence ATGCCGGATGAAATAGTATTACAGCATTTACACTACTTGTCGTCTGATAGCTTAGCGGGTCGTCAAGTTGGTACGAAAGGAGGGCTATTAGCGCAAGACTACATTATTAAGCAACTTCAACAGTATCAAGTTATGCCCTTAACGACAGCTTACAAAGCGAGTTTCTCCAGTACTAATTTTTTTAAAACAACTCAAGGCAACAATATTGTTGGTTTTACGCCAGGTACAATATGGCCAAATAAGTTTATTGTGCTGTCAGCACACTTTGATCACCTTGGTAGCCGAGGCCGAAATATATATCATGGTGCAGATGATAACGCTTCAGGTACGTCAGCCTTATTACATTATGCAAAACGGATACAACAGTCACCATTACGCCATAGTGTGATATTTCTATTTACTGATGGCGAAGAAGCTAACTTAATGGGCGCGCGGGCTTTTATCAAGCAAAATTCGCACTTACTAGCTGATATTGCACTGAACATTAACATAGACATGATTGCAGGTACTCGGTCGACTAAAAAGTTACGCTATATTAGTCGACGGCTTGATGAGATATTAACCAGAGATGTGATACAAACATTAACGACACAAAATTACGCTATCGAATTAAAACAAGGTTTTAAGCAGCACGGGCGCAGTAAAAAGCCGCGTATTCGTTGGGAAATAGCCAGTGATCACGCGGTATTTTATCAGCAAAAAATTCCCTTTATATATTATGGTGTTGGTAACCATCAAAATTACCATCAAACGAGCGACAGTTATGAAAATATAAACCAACAATTTTTCTTGGCGGCAGTAGCCACTATTTACCAGCAAATTAGCTTTATTGATAAAAATCTATAA
- a CDS encoding EAL and HDOD domain-containing protein, whose product MQISYIARQAILDRNNQTIGYELLFRDSPENKFPEIDQDIASSKLIIQNHFQSDIQSVSLGKLAFINFTERCLINKYPLMFDKSSIVIELVGHQSATPRLLNIVKYYFDKGYKIALTEYDLDEKWDILFPYIAMIKIDTEITNAKRLRPVLERLKPFDIKLIAEKVETNFQLQSLAEVGFNYYQGFFYHEPEIVEGQTLAPIKSQMLHLISETFNKPLDFDHIAEIIGHDVNLTVGLLKLVNNVSTGTRVEITSLKQAAAYLGEDKLKQFVTVLALSKLTSDKTSEVSKQSLITAKLMSNLANESAFVEISDFAFITGLLSAIEVILSMPIDEILKTMPLAKPIEDALVNHSGLLGTLLELTTNYITGNGDNIQQLTEFYGLDGNFIHKEFVSASNWCKSLDI is encoded by the coding sequence ATGCAAATAAGCTATATTGCCCGTCAGGCTATACTGGACAGAAATAATCAAACAATTGGTTATGAACTATTATTTAGAGATAGTCCTGAAAATAAATTCCCTGAAATTGATCAGGATATTGCAAGCTCTAAACTGATCATCCAGAATCACTTTCAAAGTGATATACAATCGGTAAGCCTAGGTAAATTGGCTTTTATTAACTTTACCGAAAGGTGCTTAATCAACAAATATCCTTTGATGTTTGATAAAAGCTCAATTGTTATTGAGCTTGTTGGCCATCAATCAGCAACGCCACGTTTGTTAAATATCGTCAAATATTATTTTGATAAAGGCTATAAAATTGCCTTAACTGAATATGATTTAGATGAAAAGTGGGACATTTTATTTCCCTATATCGCGATGATAAAAATTGATACCGAAATCACTAACGCTAAACGCTTACGGCCAGTTCTAGAACGACTTAAACCTTTTGATATTAAATTAATTGCAGAAAAAGTTGAAACTAATTTTCAGCTACAGTCATTAGCTGAAGTTGGTTTTAATTATTACCAAGGTTTCTTTTATCATGAACCGGAAATTGTCGAAGGGCAAACGTTAGCTCCGATTAAATCTCAAATGCTGCATTTGATCAGCGAAACGTTTAACAAGCCATTAGATTTTGATCATATAGCAGAAATCATAGGACATGATGTTAATTTAACTGTTGGACTACTTAAATTAGTCAATAACGTGTCAACCGGCACGCGCGTTGAAATTACTTCATTAAAACAGGCTGCTGCATATTTAGGTGAAGATAAGTTAAAGCAATTTGTCACCGTTTTAGCGTTATCGAAACTCACCTCAGATAAAACCAGTGAGGTTTCGAAACAATCGTTGATAACTGCAAAATTAATGTCAAACCTTGCAAATGAAAGTGCCTTTGTTGAAATTAGCGACTTTGCCTTTATCACTGGCTTATTAAGTGCAATTGAAGTGATTTTGAGCATGCCAATAGATGAAATATTGAAAACTATGCCGCTAGCAAAACCTATTGAAGACGCCCTAGTAAACCACAGTGGTTTATTGGGTACTTTATTAGAGCTAACGACAAATTATATTACTGGTAATGGTGATAATATCCAACAATTGACCGAGTTTTATGGACTGGATGGCAACTTTATTCATAAAGAATTTGTCAGTGCCAGTAATTGGTGTAAATCCTTAGATATTTAG
- a CDS encoding tyrosine-type recombinase/integrase encodes MLLTKPVPLYPPYLDLCDFDLEDYPELEKIFSSNEPWWLEQFNWGKLFLTYIGRNKSEHTYDRFRNDVERFLLWSFIAKKKPIDQLRKSDFLEYADFCWQPPVTWIGTSNQERFKITNGFSSANELWFPFKIQSPKSQKAQYILDKKKYRPSQQTLTSMFTAIIAFYNYLMSEDFCVGNPAQIAKKDCRHFIIDSQVKEIKRLTASQWQYVLDTAVEMADENPIFERNLFVIAALKTLFLRISELSERPNWSPVMSHFWQDEDENWWLKVFGKSRKLRDITVPLDFLPFLERYRASRGLLGLPSSNENSILVEKVRGQGGMTSRHLRRLVQSVFDQAYENMRVSESANKALKLKEASSHWLRHTGASMEIERGRPLKDISEDLGHASMATTDTVYVQSENKKRAESGKRRKVD; translated from the coding sequence ATGTTATTAACTAAGCCTGTACCTTTATATCCACCATACCTAGATCTATGTGATTTTGATTTAGAAGATTATCCAGAGTTGGAGAAAATATTTTCATCAAACGAACCTTGGTGGCTTGAGCAATTTAATTGGGGAAAACTTTTTCTTACTTATATTGGACGAAATAAATCTGAACATACTTACGATAGATTTAGAAATGACGTTGAACGTTTTCTTTTATGGTCATTTATTGCAAAGAAAAAACCAATCGATCAATTACGTAAATCAGACTTTCTAGAATATGCTGACTTTTGTTGGCAGCCACCAGTAACTTGGATCGGCACATCAAATCAAGAGCGTTTTAAAATAACCAATGGGTTTTCATCAGCAAATGAACTTTGGTTTCCATTTAAAATTCAATCGCCCAAAAGTCAAAAAGCGCAATACATTCTTGATAAGAAAAAATATCGTCCATCACAACAAACGCTGACATCGATGTTTACCGCGATTATCGCTTTTTATAATTACTTAATGTCTGAAGATTTTTGCGTTGGTAACCCAGCACAAATTGCTAAAAAAGACTGTCGTCACTTTATAATTGACTCACAAGTTAAAGAAATTAAACGCTTAACTGCTAGTCAATGGCAGTATGTTTTAGATACTGCAGTAGAAATGGCTGATGAAAACCCTATTTTTGAACGCAATTTATTTGTTATTGCCGCTTTAAAGACCCTGTTTTTAAGAATTTCAGAATTATCTGAGCGACCTAATTGGTCTCCTGTTATGAGCCACTTTTGGCAAGATGAAGATGAAAATTGGTGGCTAAAAGTTTTTGGAAAAAGCAGAAAACTCCGCGATATTACCGTTCCTCTTGATTTTCTGCCATTTTTAGAGCGTTATCGTGCTTCCCGTGGCTTGTTAGGTTTACCTTCTAGTAATGAAAACTCGATCTTAGTTGAAAAAGTACGTGGCCAAGGAGGTATGACTTCTCGACATTTAAGGCGCTTAGTACAAAGTGTTTTCGACCAAGCTTATGAAAATATGCGCGTATCTGAAAGTGCTAATAAAGCCCTAAAACTAAAAGAAGCATCATCACATTGGTTAAGGCATACTGGCGCAAGTATGGAAATTGAGCGTGGACGCCCTCTTAAAGATATTTCAGAGGATCTAGGCCATGCAAGCATGGCAACAACGGATACGGTTTATGTGCAAAGTGAAAATAAAAAGCGTGCTGAAAGTGGTAAACGTCGTAAAGTTGATTAA
- a CDS encoding phosphoribosyltransferase, with product MEKRFITAQELLEDSFRVAAKVFEDGFRPQFIVGIWRGGAPIGIAVQEYFDFKKVETDHIAVRTSSYYGINQQSKEIKVHGLHYIIENANADDGLLIVDDVFDSGRSIEALIAQMKKLTRNNMPKDVRIACPWYKPQNSKVDLVPDYYVHESTEWLVFPHELSGLTPDEIAHGKKDLVNILELFE from the coding sequence ATGGAAAAGCGATTTATAACAGCGCAAGAATTGCTTGAAGATTCATTTCGTGTAGCTGCGAAAGTTTTCGAAGACGGTTTCAGACCACAATTTATTGTTGGGATATGGCGTGGTGGCGCACCAATTGGTATTGCCGTACAAGAATATTTTGATTTTAAAAAAGTGGAAACAGACCACATTGCAGTGCGTACTTCTTCTTATTACGGTATTAATCAGCAAAGTAAAGAAATTAAAGTACATGGCTTGCACTATATTATTGAAAATGCCAATGCAGATGATGGTTTACTGATCGTTGATGATGTTTTTGATTCAGGGCGCAGTATCGAAGCGTTAATAGCTCAAATGAAGAAATTAACCCGTAATAATATGCCAAAAGATGTCAGAATTGCTTGTCCTTGGTACAAACCTCAGAATTCTAAAGTTGATTTGGTCCCTGACTACTATGTCCATGAATCTACAGAATGGTTAGTTTTTCCACATGAATTATCGGGATTAACACCGGATGAAATAGCTCACGGTAAAAAAGACCTAGTTAATATTTTAGAGCTATTTGAATAG
- a CDS encoding ATP-binding protein, translated as MSKLTRFIAIDNISREQIVEIATSDHTNFNGVIRAGKTTTLRAMLLFYGARPGDIAKAKGGAFESFANFYFPNPSSFLVYEYEKGDKIYCVIVSGKMGQVRYQFLDTAFDKTFFLHQEDGQTKLADIQQLRVAVEAKNHELTSLIGSDTYTNVIQSNKMYRGKGANAEQIRRLRPKYSLPVNGGSIENIERVLSNIFASKASVANIRNALTNVLIQEGAIAGRILKLDDQASEVSEWVDDRQAWIDLEKRRETVLALKQTSADYTAVGNKLSGLKARCDEVNQKTSDSIIKSNEMATHYEGQLNAIGNERRDYLEKTNETETELYKQKNNLSHQIAIIVQQKSDFEEGSADDRNFRPIVDLIALHNSVGSLGKAEQDAKSFYEKVSQGNQNITHLYEQHRAYLDTQKMSLVSDVNNLKANSLIQLDQDKADASVLFEDRRKNLERLWESRIKSADKQVKTTMMQHTKLEVELYNIKATEKTEVELTELYNELNQGQRDYGEAVLEFSKFTTAQMETQKLYDRNLAASVTLREKRAKLKEEQKDLQSRIGSGTLFDFLSENVESFEKNIGKVISPTLLSMKGLSPTFEEGGQTVFGLGLNLEAIPNLEIKDESSITNRIVILDEELAKIESKLGSLEQELQKSHTQVKQLTVDLRRAQFNKRTIEDFIKETDVALKELNLKKNDEIERFTEETKAAHRKAGEAYAKANAELKTLRQDAVKEFQTLNSEHQSNIETINIAHQTLMTSYEKLMVDGQIAIDEKRSKFDSQEKVDLEAQGCNPQTIINARTMMEKAEKAHRDGRNAGERVGRYNKFMTKEWIKHSPLTRELETVQVRLKTHLDEVKKKKQNLAEIKSIIEDKKKVNEQQIEALLSQLHIMQGLEREFTKINLEADSSRGHLFKSADAQECRMKFNSLTKDHADYALEGRSKFNIIKQTFNRKAGTQTFKFFDRLMAEQASIYSTNDMWWGCAPLLQEYLDGEHLVQSDLLRTRYLLVAQGIVDFSSQIKAAHEALNSLGRKLTSAMKGVAEPFEAIGELDISVASNLRSLSYYSVLERYSLEHDSWKIHSGTEMPDDHLIAKLANLIDMLGSKTLSVDVEKSFQFEIILNEDGKEKIAKTDDEIENISSNGTSYLVILSLYIGLINMMRTDNGVQLHFCIDELGRIDTDSSGKLIEILDKQNIKMFSALPVESAELLQHYPNCYMIESVGANKRRYSLYGPDSKVTIHDKLASVLEE; from the coding sequence ATGTCTAAATTAACTCGATTTATTGCTATTGATAATATCAGCCGTGAGCAAATTGTAGAAATCGCAACGAGCGATCATACAAATTTCAATGGCGTAATCCGTGCAGGTAAAACCACAACGCTTAGGGCTATGTTGTTGTTTTATGGTGCACGACCCGGTGATATTGCAAAAGCTAAAGGCGGTGCATTTGAAAGTTTTGCTAATTTTTACTTTCCTAATCCTAGCAGTTTTCTTGTTTATGAATATGAAAAAGGCGATAAAATTTACTGTGTGATAGTTTCAGGAAAAATGGGACAAGTCAGGTATCAATTCTTAGACACGGCGTTTGATAAAACTTTTTTCTTACATCAAGAAGATGGCCAAACTAAGCTGGCAGATATTCAACAGTTACGAGTAGCAGTGGAAGCTAAAAATCATGAATTAACCAGTCTTATAGGCTCTGATACTTACACTAACGTTATTCAATCGAATAAAATGTATCGCGGCAAAGGCGCGAATGCCGAACAAATAAGACGTCTGCGACCGAAGTATTCCTTGCCTGTAAATGGCGGAAGTATTGAAAATATTGAAAGAGTATTATCGAACATCTTTGCGAGTAAGGCATCGGTAGCCAATATCCGCAATGCTTTAACAAACGTGCTAATTCAAGAAGGCGCTATCGCTGGGCGTATATTAAAATTAGATGATCAGGCATCAGAAGTTAGTGAGTGGGTCGATGACCGCCAAGCTTGGATTGATTTGGAAAAACGCAGAGAAACTGTGCTAGCACTCAAGCAAACATCGGCTGATTATACTGCCGTCGGAAATAAATTGTCTGGTCTTAAGGCTAGATGTGATGAGGTCAATCAAAAAACGAGTGACAGCATTATAAAGTCGAATGAGATGGCAACACATTATGAAGGCCAATTAAATGCCATTGGAAATGAACGTCGTGATTATTTGGAAAAGACCAATGAAACAGAAACAGAACTATACAAACAAAAAAATAACTTATCTCATCAAATTGCAATAATTGTCCAACAAAAATCAGATTTTGAAGAAGGTTCAGCTGATGATCGTAATTTTAGGCCAATAGTCGATTTGATTGCACTTCATAACTCAGTTGGTTCGTTAGGAAAAGCAGAACAGGATGCCAAAAGCTTTTACGAAAAAGTGTCGCAAGGCAATCAAAATATTACTCATCTTTATGAGCAGCATCGGGCGTACTTAGACACCCAAAAAATGAGTTTAGTTTCTGATGTTAATAATTTAAAAGCGAATTCATTGATTCAACTCGATCAGGATAAAGCTGATGCGAGTGTATTGTTTGAAGATAGACGAAAAAATCTAGAAAGGCTGTGGGAATCTAGGATCAAATCAGCTGACAAGCAAGTCAAAACAACGATGATGCAACATACAAAATTGGAAGTTGAGCTTTACAATATTAAGGCAACGGAAAAAACTGAAGTTGAATTAACTGAACTTTATAATGAGCTTAACCAGGGACAGCGAGATTATGGTGAAGCAGTACTTGAGTTTTCAAAGTTCACAACAGCTCAAATGGAAACTCAAAAGCTTTATGATCGCAATTTAGCGGCAAGTGTAACTCTACGTGAAAAAAGAGCTAAGCTGAAAGAAGAACAAAAAGACCTGCAATCAAGAATAGGCTCGGGTACCTTATTTGATTTCTTATCTGAAAATGTTGAAAGCTTCGAAAAAAATATTGGCAAAGTGATTAGCCCGACACTTTTATCTATGAAAGGCTTATCGCCTACTTTTGAAGAAGGGGGGCAGACTGTCTTTGGATTGGGTTTAAACCTTGAAGCAATACCAAACCTTGAAATCAAAGACGAGTCTAGTATTACCAACCGTATCGTTATTCTTGATGAAGAGTTAGCTAAAATTGAAAGTAAATTAGGCTCATTGGAACAAGAACTGCAAAAATCTCATACGCAAGTAAAACAATTAACGGTGGATCTTAGGCGCGCACAGTTTAACAAGAGAACAATTGAAGATTTTATTAAAGAGACTGACGTAGCGCTTAAAGAGCTAAATCTTAAAAAAAATGATGAGATAGAGCGGTTCACCGAAGAAACGAAAGCAGCACACCGTAAAGCTGGTGAAGCGTATGCTAAAGCTAATGCAGAACTAAAGACTTTGCGCCAAGATGCTGTAAAAGAATTTCAAACACTCAATAGTGAGCACCAGTCGAATATTGAAACTATCAATATTGCACATCAAACATTAATGACCTCATATGAAAAGCTGATGGTTGATGGTCAAATAGCGATAGATGAAAAACGTAGTAAGTTTGATTCTCAGGAAAAAGTAGACTTAGAAGCTCAGGGCTGTAACCCTCAGACGATCATTAATGCTAGAACCATGATGGAAAAAGCAGAAAAAGCACATAGAGATGGACGAAATGCAGGAGAACGAGTTGGTCGTTACAACAAGTTCATGACAAAAGAGTGGATAAAACATTCGCCGTTAACTCGAGAACTTGAAACTGTACAAGTTAGGCTAAAGACTCACTTAGATGAAGTTAAAAAGAAAAAACAAAATCTAGCTGAAATAAAATCTATCATTGAAGATAAAAAGAAGGTTAATGAGCAACAGATAGAAGCACTTCTATCACAACTTCACATTATGCAAGGATTAGAGCGAGAGTTCACCAAGATTAATTTAGAAGCAGATAGCAGTCGTGGCCATTTATTTAAATCAGCGGATGCTCAAGAATGTCGTATGAAGTTCAATTCATTAACGAAAGATCATGCAGACTATGCGCTTGAAGGACGTTCCAAGTTTAACATTATTAAACAAACATTTAATCGTAAAGCTGGTACGCAAACGTTCAAGTTTTTTGACCGACTTATGGCAGAACAAGCAAGCATATATTCAACTAATGACATGTGGTGGGGCTGCGCACCATTACTGCAAGAGTATCTGGATGGTGAGCATCTAGTTCAATCAGATTTACTGAGAACACGGTACTTACTTGTTGCTCAGGGTATTGTAGATTTTAGTAGTCAAATTAAAGCTGCACATGAGGCGCTAAATAGTTTAGGACGTAAACTGACGTCTGCAATGAAAGGTGTCGCAGAACCGTTTGAAGCAATTGGTGAATTAGATATTTCTGTTGCAAGCAACCTGCGATCATTGTCCTATTACTCAGTATTAGAACGTTATTCTCTAGAACATGACAGCTGGAAAATTCATAGTGGCACAGAAATGCCAGACGATCATTTAATAGCGAAGTTAGCAAACCTAATCGATATGCTTGGTAGCAAAACATTAAGTGTGGATGTTGAGAAAAGCTTTCAATTCGAAATTATTCTTAATGAAGATGGTAAAGAGAAGATCGCTAAGACGGATGATGAAATCGAAAATATCAGCTCCAATGGCACCTCCTATTTAGTTATTTTGTCTCTGTATATTGGCCTTATTAACATGATGCGTACGGACAATGGTGTTCAGCTTCACTTCTGTATCGATGAGTTAGGGCGAATTGATACTGACTCGTCTGGTAAGCTGATCGAAATATTAGATAAGCAAAATATCAAAATGTTTAGTGCGCTACCTGTTGAAAGTGCAGAGTTACTTCAGCACTACCCTAATTGTTATATGATTGAATCGGTTGGTGCTAACAAACGCCGTTACAGTTTGTATGGCCCTGACTCTAAAGTAACGATCCACGACAAATTAGCTAGTGTATTAGAGGAGTAA
- a CDS encoding cold shock domain-containing protein, with protein sequence MYKGQLKSWNDKKGFGFIQSNGLSQDTFIHISTLKAMSRKPKQGDFIYFEIAKQANGKTRAVNCRIEGVIAKTSTKYTPRVHKNTSAPKSKKIVLLVIIAIGAFAYQRLDISPVSSPAQHPTTTPITELPSKANTQFTCDGRQHCSQMTSRAEADFFTRHCPNTKMDGDSDGVPCENDSRF encoded by the coding sequence ATGTATAAAGGACAACTTAAGAGCTGGAATGATAAAAAAGGATTTGGTTTTATTCAATCAAATGGCCTTAGCCAAGACACATTTATCCATATATCGACATTAAAAGCTATGAGTAGAAAACCCAAACAGGGTGACTTCATCTATTTTGAAATAGCAAAACAAGCGAATGGAAAAACAAGAGCGGTTAACTGCCGTATTGAAGGAGTGATAGCAAAGACTTCCACAAAATATACCCCACGTGTACATAAAAATACATCAGCACCAAAAAGTAAAAAAATTGTGCTATTGGTTATCATCGCTATTGGAGCTTTTGCCTATCAACGATTAGACATTTCGCCTGTATCATCACCGGCACAGCATCCAACGACAACGCCAATCACTGAATTACCAAGCAAAGCTAATACACAGTTTACGTGTGATGGTAGGCAGCATTGCAGTCAAATGACATCTCGCGCTGAAGCTGATTTTTTTACTAGACATTGTCCTAATACTAAAATGGATGGTGATAGTGATGGAGTTCCTTGTGAAAATGACTCCCGCTTCTAA